A DNA window from bacterium contains the following coding sequences:
- a CDS encoding DUF4185 domain-containing protein: protein MKIKSKRDLGVQFRDNPHRMVGQDGAFSIPTRAGLLWFFGDTLIGARPADGSLWYPDGKPVGPLDMSGKAGIDRMMNNSGLLSSNRVGPGGVEEFHYILDERGEIKPLIPLEADEDPNRIRVWCLHGVEVEGWIYLYFVKVATVAEGIFPVNFRILGSGLAIGDSRDWEFNRILSQGSDLWWRADQPHFASAVLNPPGDYLYLYGALQGADQVQRSYLARVHKEMIKHRDSYEYLCGLEGVAGDPGPAGAEISRRRRSEGGAIRTPLWSQHVGEAIPLFEGMPNEQSVSWNSYLGCYLAVHSLDLTGRIVAHTAPEPWGPWSEPIDLCQIRRPHPENLPYPQLIYAAKEHPALAKEGGRTIYITYVEFEEYFPHLLEITFE, encoded by the coding sequence ATGAAAATCAAATCAAAGCGCGATCTCGGGGTTCAGTTCCGGGATAATCCCCACCGCATGGTGGGGCAGGACGGGGCTTTTTCCATCCCGACCCGTGCGGGGTTGCTCTGGTTTTTCGGGGACACGCTCATCGGGGCGCGTCCGGCTGATGGCAGCCTCTGGTATCCCGACGGCAAACCGGTCGGCCCGCTCGATATGAGCGGGAAGGCGGGGATCGATCGGATGATGAACAATTCCGGCTTGCTCAGCTCCAACCGGGTCGGTCCCGGCGGCGTGGAGGAGTTTCACTACATCCTCGATGAGCGCGGCGAGATTAAACCCCTGATTCCACTCGAAGCCGATGAAGATCCGAACCGCATTCGCGTCTGGTGTCTGCACGGCGTTGAGGTCGAGGGCTGGATCTATCTCTATTTCGTCAAGGTGGCGACCGTCGCTGAGGGGATCTTCCCCGTCAATTTCCGCATCCTCGGTTCAGGGCTGGCCATCGGCGATTCTCGGGACTGGGAATTCAACCGCATCCTCAGTCAGGGCAGCGACCTCTGGTGGCGGGCGGATCAGCCCCATTTCGCCTCCGCCGTCCTCAATCCGCCGGGGGATTACCTCTATCTTTACGGCGCCTTACAGGGAGCGGACCAGGTGCAGCGCAGTTATCTCGCGCGGGTTCACAAGGAGATGATCAAACACCGAGATAGTTATGAATATCTCTGCGGCCTGGAGGGAGTCGCCGGCGACCCCGGACCGGCTGGCGCAGAAATTTCACGGCGGCGCAGGAGTGAAGGCGGGGCCATCCGGACGCCGCTCTGGTCGCAGCACGTTGGCGAGGCCATCCCCCTCTTCGAAGGCATGCCCAATGAACAGTCGGTCTCCTGGAACAGCTATCTGGGCTGCTACCTGGCCGTCCATTCTCTCGATCTCACCGGCCGGATCGTCGCCCATACCGCCCCTGAGCCCTGGGGGCCCTGGAGCGAACCCATCGATCTCTGCCAGATCCGCAGGCCCCACCCGGAGAACCTGCCCTATCCGCAGTTGATCTATGCGGCCAAGGAGCACCCCGCTCTGGCCAAAGAAGGGGGGCGGACGATCTATATCACCTATGTCGAGTTCGAGGAGTACTTTCCGCACCTCCTCGAGATCACCTTCGAGTAG
- a CDS encoding T9SS type A sorting domain-containing protein translates to MSTLLCGCKITQITQPAAADRNSEITVQISILASDVPEPNAHKGVLGLLLPRDWQVLEAVYNSSLGSGDLEASPAWTDSLEACYPAAGFEGAMQWTGLISDKGYAHTSPATITVEVRLQTGETEGCFKLGYLVTKATGGLLCSGQDSWAPFSYPNRIAVPSGAYCPDEFQVEPAGAWDALLKRTSGWTGADGIYSIPVDGCEQPRGQDHLILFSDTFIGQVDSAGKRVNSTIVNNTLAWLRGNQPDPGRITFMWGKNGTAPRAVFTPATASAAPNDLYWLMDGVRVDTLFHVFAIRLHTTGSGAFDFALDGVVILTFRLDENHYPVQVQQTDLPFFVREGVLTAALGQAIMPNTRESGNRHYDGYLYIYGPRDEASGKNLIASRVLPEHLLDFGQWQFWDGSGWSGDPDACTGITDRLSQEFSITEVGDRYLLVFQLGSSVAIRLGDSPVGPFGFYSEIYRAPEVNISGNIIIYNAKAHPSLSDADSLLISYNVNTLSFAENLNNADVYRPRFIKLATAGLTSGMAVAAAAPEAFRLLQNYPNPFNPVTTIAFELPVLSRVTLRICNALGQVVETLFEERAMEAGRYTTRWAPQNLGSGVYFYLLEGPGWRETRKMIYIQ, encoded by the coding sequence ATGTCCACCTTGCTCTGCGGGTGCAAGATCACCCAGATCACCCAACCTGCTGCAGCGGACCGGAACAGCGAGATCACGGTGCAAATCAGCATCCTCGCCAGCGACGTGCCGGAGCCCAATGCCCACAAGGGCGTCCTCGGCCTGCTCCTGCCGCGCGACTGGCAGGTGCTGGAGGCCGTCTACAACTCCAGCCTGGGTTCAGGGGATCTCGAGGCCAGCCCCGCCTGGACCGACTCGCTCGAAGCCTGTTACCCGGCGGCGGGCTTTGAGGGCGCGATGCAATGGACCGGCCTGATCTCGGACAAGGGATACGCCCATACCAGTCCGGCGACGATCACGGTCGAAGTGCGTCTGCAAACCGGAGAAACCGAGGGGTGCTTCAAGCTCGGTTATCTGGTGACCAAGGCCACCGGCGGCCTGCTCTGCTCCGGCCAGGACAGCTGGGCACCCTTCTCCTATCCCAACCGTATTGCCGTCCCGTCCGGCGCCTATTGTCCCGACGAATTCCAGGTCGAACCGGCGGGGGCGTGGGACGCCCTCCTCAAACGGACTTCGGGCTGGACCGGCGCCGACGGCATCTACTCCATTCCCGTCGATGGCTGCGAGCAGCCGCGGGGCCAGGACCATCTGATCCTCTTCAGCGATACCTTCATCGGCCAAGTCGACAGCGCCGGCAAGCGGGTCAACTCGACCATCGTCAACAACACCCTCGCCTGGCTGCGCGGCAACCAGCCTGACCCCGGGCGCATCACGTTTATGTGGGGCAAGAACGGGACGGCTCCGCGCGCGGTCTTTACGCCCGCCACCGCCTCGGCGGCGCCCAATGACCTCTACTGGCTGATGGACGGCGTCCGGGTTGACACGCTCTTCCATGTCTTCGCCATCCGCCTTCATACGACCGGCAGCGGCGCCTTCGATTTCGCTCTCGACGGCGTGGTGATCTTGACCTTCCGGCTCGATGAGAACCACTATCCGGTGCAGGTGCAGCAGACCGACTTGCCCTTCTTCGTCAGGGAGGGTGTGCTGACCGCTGCTCTAGGCCAGGCAATCATGCCCAACACTCGGGAAAGCGGCAACCGCCACTATGATGGCTATCTTTATATCTACGGACCGCGCGATGAAGCCTCGGGTAAGAACCTGATCGCCAGCCGGGTCCTGCCGGAGCATCTCCTTGATTTCGGCCAGTGGCAGTTCTGGGACGGCAGCGGCTGGAGCGGCGATCCGGATGCCTGCACCGGGATCACCGACCGGCTGTCGCAGGAGTTCAGCATCACCGAGGTGGGGGACCGCTATCTCCTCGTTTTCCAGCTTGGCTCGTCGGTGGCCATCCGTCTCGGCGATTCGCCGGTTGGCCCCTTCGGCTTTTACAGCGAGATCTACAGGGCCCCCGAGGTGAACATCTCGGGCAACATTATAATTTACAACGCAAAGGCGCATCCTTCGCTTTCTGATGCCGACTCCTTGCTGATCAGTTACAACGTCAACACCCTGAGTTTCGCGGAAAATCTGAACAATGCGGACGTCTACCGGCCGCGCTTCATCAAACTGGCGACGGCCGGATTGACGAGCGGGATGGCGGTGGCCGCTGCTGCGCCCGAAGCGTTCCGGCTTCTGCAAAATTATCCGAATCCCTTCAATCCGGTCACCACGATCGCCTTCGAGCTGCCGGTACTGAGCCGGGTGACGCTGCGGATCTGCAATGCTCTCGGCCAGGTTGTCGAGACGCTTTTTGAGGAGCGGGCCATGGAGGCAGGCCGTTATACGACCCGCTGGGCGCCGCAGAACCTGGGCAGCGGCGTCTATTTCTATCTCCTGGAAGGCCCGGGATGGCGCGAAACCAGAAAGATGATCTATATCCAATGA
- a CDS encoding PorV/PorQ family protein, with translation MKIKSLVAGWLLLPGLALAQYNYGFDFAKTGSGGLQFLKIGVGARESAMGEAVTGAVKDVSAVFWNPAGLAYATRYQAAFSHNAWLVNSKQMAAAVAIPFKTFSIAVSALSFTIEDFEETTVTHPEGTGRMVSAGDAMIGLAAARMFTDKLSIGGQLKYVNEKLDEYSLDNVLFDVGALYYTGFRHLRLAFALQHFGPDMKIVDQTFRTPLLFRLNATDELFQNAEMALTAGVELVHATDNVEVVNLGTELQLRNLLYLRGGYRFNTDEGKLACGFGLVTPAMAGVTLKIDYAFVQSELVFADVHRFSVGLAF, from the coding sequence ATGAAAATAAAATCACTTGTCGCAGGATGGCTGCTGTTGCCGGGGCTGGCTCTCGCCCAGTACAACTACGGGTTTGACTTCGCCAAGACCGGCTCGGGCGGCCTGCAATTTCTCAAGATCGGCGTCGGCGCCCGTGAGAGCGCCATGGGAGAAGCGGTCACCGGCGCGGTCAAGGACGTCAGCGCTGTCTTTTGGAACCCGGCGGGCCTGGCCTATGCTACCCGCTATCAGGCCGCCTTTTCGCACAATGCCTGGCTGGTCAACAGCAAACAGATGGCCGCAGCGGTCGCGATTCCCTTCAAAACCTTCAGCATCGCCGTCAGCGCGCTCTCTTTTACCATCGAGGATTTCGAGGAGACCACCGTCACCCATCCGGAGGGCACCGGCCGAATGGTGAGCGCCGGAGATGCGATGATCGGCCTTGCAGCGGCGCGGATGTTTACCGACAAACTCTCTATCGGCGGGCAGCTCAAGTATGTCAACGAGAAGCTCGACGAATACAGCCTTGACAACGTGCTCTTCGATGTCGGCGCCCTCTATTATACCGGCTTCCGCCATCTGCGCCTCGCTTTCGCCCTGCAGCATTTCGGCCCGGATATGAAGATCGTCGATCAGACCTTCCGGACCCCACTGCTCTTCCGGCTTAATGCCACCGACGAGCTCTTCCAGAATGCGGAGATGGCCCTCACAGCCGGCGTCGAGCTGGTCCATGCCACCGATAATGTCGAGGTGGTCAATCTCGGCACCGAGCTGCAGCTGCGCAACCTGCTTTACCTGCGCGGCGGTTACCGCTTCAACACCGACGAGGGCAAGCTTGCCTGCGGCTTCGGCCTGGTCACCCCGGCCATGGCGGGGGTGACCCTCAAGATCGATTATGCCTTTGTCCAGTCGGAACTCGTCTTCGCCGACGTGCACCGCTTCAGCGTGGGGTTGGCATTTTGA
- a CDS encoding TonB-dependent receptor: protein MKLIFALLFSLFAGAALVQAGTTGKIAGTAVDRESGAPLPGVNVSLVGTTLGASAGLDGAFFILQVPPGTYAVKASMIGKQTVIIENVIVRVDLTTTLRIRMVDEAIALGKEVTVYAEAPVIQKDVTASIQNLGIKEFERIPMRDTKQGLMVQAGVFFDPIPVAGGLGSAGKGETRYAVRGGSQDEVKWFIDGARVSNLVMGRADWGGSFTNVPMQAVKEVQVMTGGFTAEYSEAQSGVVSIVTREGGDALHGSADFSYGLAGQHHFGNYLYDHKTEKEFRAHTLADGTLDPAWWTASRQAQIYDYRKIPDFTGTVTLDGPLFKLRGTPIGFFTSLQIKKAAYTLPHPRDSRDTRNLMFNLAWNPKSIKMKLTGFYNQDAHCTLQENGDFTNQAKYYRGWGSLLHTDTWMLNYGFTHLLGERLYYDLKLSTYWSHFKEKPSDYSLIGASQKPTLWGFHRWDGYEDEPFDHYAPALYNDLLTGDISLTGTVNWQFDRNNLLKSGAEFRYNTFDERESYRTPSFTRDKSLWLNRGLMNTYHPLQAALFLQDKMEFESMILNIGLRYDYFDPNYSWFAPTTLFNLAINPAYDTALDPDKDQIDANGNVKYAFDNVLNKPRQAAKRYSMISPRFGVSFPISDKSLLHFNYGHYYQMPPLDQMFEIGYFRPEYIVKKIVAERIAAAAEGRAPAHIASNDGDAERVVGFTNQPLKPQKTIQFEAGFKQSFERIAVVDIVAYYKDVFDQTQERIGLFDHHIYGWDPFNKVTTPNASYQTYLAGDYGDSRGIEAALHTLFSEVLFFDVNYSFSRATEGRATPGVIRYDGQGKATFTWDADVNKRIPVEKSFSRPHVLRVNSYLRFPRSNRATTVDRILQESSLSLLFNYYSGQAFTYLTPTDPPDTYNNYRFPVIYTFDLKLEKQWQLWGGHAMTWYMNITNLLNKKNLRSYGDALFDSEATKKFIEKGTVSTVDADGYDISWQNYFETRRIFLGARYSF, encoded by the coding sequence ATGAAACTGATTTTCGCGCTGCTGTTCTCGCTGTTCGCGGGCGCCGCGCTGGTGCAGGCGGGCACGACCGGAAAGATCGCCGGCACGGCCGTCGACCGGGAGAGCGGCGCCCCGCTGCCCGGGGTCAATGTTTCCCTGGTGGGGACCACCCTGGGCGCCTCCGCCGGACTCGACGGCGCCTTTTTCATTCTTCAGGTGCCGCCCGGCACGTATGCCGTCAAGGCGAGCATGATCGGCAAGCAGACGGTGATCATCGAGAATGTCATCGTCAGGGTCGATCTCACCACCACCCTGCGCATCCGGATGGTGGATGAGGCGATCGCCCTCGGCAAGGAGGTGACTGTCTACGCCGAGGCGCCGGTGATCCAGAAAGACGTCACCGCCAGCATCCAGAACCTCGGCATCAAGGAATTCGAGCGCATACCGATGCGTGACACCAAGCAGGGGCTGATGGTTCAGGCCGGCGTCTTCTTCGATCCCATCCCGGTCGCCGGCGGACTTGGCTCGGCGGGCAAAGGGGAGACCCGGTATGCCGTCCGTGGCGGCAGCCAGGACGAAGTGAAGTGGTTCATCGATGGCGCGCGGGTGAGCAATCTGGTTATGGGGCGCGCCGACTGGGGCGGCTCCTTCACCAACGTCCCGATGCAGGCGGTCAAGGAGGTCCAGGTGATGACCGGCGGCTTTACCGCCGAGTACAGCGAGGCCCAGTCCGGCGTCGTCAGCATCGTCACCCGCGAGGGCGGCGACGCTCTGCATGGCTCGGCTGATTTCAGTTATGGCCTCGCTGGTCAGCACCATTTCGGCAACTACCTTTACGACCACAAAACCGAAAAGGAGTTCCGCGCCCACACCCTGGCTGACGGCACGCTCGATCCCGCCTGGTGGACGGCCAGCCGGCAGGCCCAGATTTATGACTATCGCAAGATCCCCGATTTTACCGGCACGGTCACTTTGGACGGCCCGCTCTTCAAGCTGCGAGGCACCCCGATCGGTTTTTTCACCTCCCTGCAGATTAAAAAAGCCGCCTATACCCTGCCGCATCCGCGCGACTCGCGCGATACCCGGAACCTGATGTTCAATCTGGCCTGGAATCCCAAGAGCATCAAGATGAAACTTACGGGATTTTATAATCAGGACGCCCACTGCACCCTGCAGGAGAACGGGGACTTTACCAACCAGGCCAAGTATTACCGCGGTTGGGGCTCCCTGCTCCATACCGATACCTGGATGCTCAATTACGGCTTCACCCACCTCCTCGGCGAGCGCCTCTATTATGATCTCAAATTGAGCACCTACTGGTCCCATTTCAAGGAAAAACCCAGCGATTACAGCCTGATCGGGGCGAGCCAAAAGCCCACCCTCTGGGGTTTCCACCGCTGGGACGGCTACGAAGATGAGCCCTTCGACCACTATGCTCCGGCGCTCTATAACGATCTCCTCACCGGGGATATCTCGCTGACCGGCACCGTCAACTGGCAGTTCGACCGCAACAACCTGCTCAAGAGCGGCGCCGAGTTCCGCTACAACACCTTTGACGAGCGCGAGAGTTATCGCACACCCTCTTTCACCCGCGACAAATCGCTCTGGCTGAACCGCGGTCTCATGAACACCTATCACCCGCTGCAGGCCGCCCTCTTTCTCCAGGACAAGATGGAGTTCGAGAGCATGATTCTCAACATCGGTCTGCGCTATGACTATTTTGATCCCAATTACAGCTGGTTCGCGCCGACGACCCTCTTCAATCTGGCCATCAATCCCGCTTACGATACAGCGCTCGATCCCGATAAGGATCAGATCGATGCCAACGGTAACGTCAAGTACGCTTTCGACAATGTCCTGAACAAGCCGCGGCAGGCCGCCAAACGCTACAGTATGATCAGTCCACGCTTCGGCGTCTCCTTCCCGATCAGCGACAAGTCCCTGCTCCACTTCAATTATGGCCACTACTACCAGATGCCGCCCCTGGACCAGATGTTCGAGATCGGCTACTTCCGCCCGGAGTACATCGTCAAAAAGATCGTGGCCGAGCGCATCGCCGCAGCCGCCGAGGGGCGCGCCCCCGCGCACATCGCCTCCAACGATGGCGACGCCGAACGGGTGGTCGGCTTCACCAACCAGCCGCTCAAGCCCCAGAAGACGATCCAGTTCGAGGCCGGTTTCAAACAGAGCTTCGAAAGGATCGCCGTAGTCGACATCGTTGCCTATTACAAGGATGTCTTCGACCAGACCCAGGAACGGATCGGCCTCTTCGACCATCATATCTACGGTTGGGATCCCTTCAACAAGGTGACAACACCCAATGCCTCGTATCAGACCTACCTGGCGGGCGATTATGGCGACTCGCGCGGCATCGAGGCGGCCTTGCACACCCTCTTCAGCGAGGTTCTCTTTTTCGATGTCAACTACAGCTTCTCACGCGCCACCGAGGGCCGGGCGACCCCCGGCGTCATCCGCTACGACGGCCAGGGCAAGGCGACCTTCACCTGGGATGCCGACGTCAACAAACGCATCCCGGTCGAGAAGAGCTTCTCCAGGCCCCACGTGCTGCGCGTTAACAGCTATCTCCGCTTCCCCAGAAGCAATCGTGCCACAACGGTCGATCGCATCCTCCAGGAAAGCAGCCTCAGCCTTCTCTTCAATTACTACAGCGGCCAGGCCTTCACCTATCTGACGCCGACCGATCCGCCTGACACCTACAACAATTACCGCTTTCCGGTAATCTATACCTTCGATCTCAAGCTGGAAAAGCAGTGGCAGCTCTGGGGCGGGCATGCCATGACCTGGTACATGAACATCACCAACCTGCTGAATAAAAAGAATCTACGCTCCTACGGCGACGCCCTCTTTGACAGTGAGGCCACCAAAAAATTCATCGAAAAGGGCACGGTTTCGACGGTTGACGCCGATGGCTATGACATCAGCTGGCAGAATTACTTCGAGACCCGCCGGATCTTCCTCGGCGCCAGGTATAGTTTTTAA
- a CDS encoding carbohydrate ABC transporter permease: MNGNRSAQNLIFAVMTVIALFFLLPFIWILLTSLKPEAEVFSRALLPRSLHLENYLLLFHKMPFIQYLQNSVLISAVSVTGVVLSSSLVGYAFGCMTWPGRNFLFYFVIATMMLPMQVTMIPVFVIFTKLGWLNTFKPLTVPMFLGGGAFNIFLMRQFFMTVPASLLDAARIDGCSELGIWWRIVLPLARPALATVAILTFMFTWNDFLTPLIYLSDKAKGTLALGLGQLAGQQQPEWAVLMAASILMMLPVIVLFFLFQKYFIQGFTMSGIKE, encoded by the coding sequence ATGAACGGGAACCGGTCTGCGCAAAACCTGATCTTTGCGGTGATGACCGTCATCGCCCTCTTTTTCCTGCTGCCTTTCATCTGGATTCTGCTCACCTCGCTCAAGCCGGAGGCCGAGGTTTTTTCGCGCGCTCTGTTGCCGCGCAGCCTCCATCTCGAGAATTATCTCCTGCTTTTTCACAAGATGCCTTTTATCCAGTACTTACAGAATTCGGTCCTGATCAGCGCCGTTTCGGTGACCGGCGTGGTCCTCTCCAGCTCGCTGGTGGGATATGCCTTCGGCTGCATGACCTGGCCCGGCCGCAATTTTCTCTTTTATTTCGTCATCGCTACAATGATGCTGCCGATGCAGGTGACGATGATCCCGGTCTTTGTGATTTTTACCAAGCTGGGGTGGCTCAACACCTTCAAGCCGCTCACGGTGCCGATGTTTCTCGGTGGTGGGGCCTTCAATATCTTTCTGATGCGACAGTTTTTCATGACCGTGCCGGCGAGTCTGCTCGACGCGGCGCGTATCGACGGTTGCAGCGAGCTGGGCATCTGGTGGCGGATCGTCCTGCCCTTGGCCCGGCCGGCGCTGGCGACCGTGGCCATCCTCACCTTCATGTTCACCTGGAACGATTTTCTCACCCCCCTGATCTATCTCTCCGACAAGGCCAAGGGCACCCTTGCCCTGGGCCTGGGACAGTTGGCTGGACAGCAGCAGCCGGAGTGGGCGGTGCTGATGGCCGCTTCGATTCTGATGATGCTGCCGGTGATCGTCCTCTTTTTTCTCTTCCAGAAGTATTTCATTCAGGGATTCACGATGAGCGGGATCAAGGAATGA
- a CDS encoding sugar ABC transporter permease encodes MKRFGQNTLRGYLFASPWIIGFLAFGLYPVFMSFWYSLCQYDVLRIPQFVGLRNYRELLFGDPNFYRAVWNTLFYTLVRTPLVILGSLLLAMIVSKAVRGVRIFRTIYFIPSIISGVILSVLWMWLLNPEYGLINSSLQFFGLKGPLWLIDPRWSKPAIILMSVWSLGGGRMLVFFAAIQNVPQHYYEAVEMDGGGWWARFRHVTLPFISPVLFLWSILEVIGALQVFVEAYVMTKGGPLNSTLFYNLYLYNKAFDDFDMGYASALAWLLFLLAGIITFIQFKVSRKWVYYSGGVEK; translated from the coding sequence GTGAAACGATTCGGCCAAAATACCCTGCGGGGCTATCTCTTCGCCTCGCCCTGGATCATCGGCTTTCTGGCCTTCGGCCTCTATCCGGTTTTCATGTCGTTCTGGTACAGCCTCTGTCAGTATGATGTGCTGCGCATCCCCCAATTCGTCGGCCTGCGCAACTACCGGGAGCTGCTCTTCGGAGACCCCAATTTCTACCGCGCGGTCTGGAACACACTCTTTTATACCCTGGTGCGCACGCCGCTGGTGATTCTCGGCTCTCTGCTGCTGGCAATGATCGTCAGCAAGGCCGTGCGCGGGGTGCGGATTTTCCGCACGATCTATTTCATCCCGTCGATTATCTCAGGAGTCATCCTTTCGGTCTTGTGGATGTGGCTGCTCAATCCCGAATACGGCCTCATCAACAGTTCCCTGCAGTTCTTCGGCCTGAAGGGGCCGCTCTGGCTGATCGATCCGCGCTGGTCCAAGCCGGCGATCATCCTGATGAGTGTCTGGTCGCTGGGTGGCGGACGGATGCTGGTTTTTTTCGCGGCGATCCAGAACGTGCCGCAGCACTATTACGAGGCGGTCGAGATGGACGGAGGCGGCTGGTGGGCCCGCTTCCGCCATGTTACCCTGCCCTTCATATCGCCGGTACTTTTTCTCTGGTCCATCCTCGAGGTTATCGGCGCGCTGCAGGTTTTTGTCGAAGCCTATGTTATGACCAAGGGCGGGCCGCTGAATTCGACCCTTTTTTACAATCTCTATCTTTACAACAAGGCCTTTGATGATTTTGACATGGGTTATGCCTCGGCCCTGGCCTGGTTGCTTTTTCTGCTGGCGGGCATCATCACCTTCATCCAGTTCAAGGTGAGCCGGAAATGGGTCTATTACAGCGGCGGGGTCGAGAAATGA